One window of Thermocoleostomius sinensis A174 genomic DNA carries:
- a CDS encoding ABC transporter substrate-binding protein, with protein MKRSRIKTFSVLALLGLFLSWAIASCSPQPSSEAGQSASDTAEVEFWTMQLQPEFTDYFNELIAQFERENPGTTVRWVDVPWADMQSKILTAVSAGTAPDVVNLNPDFAAQLAGRNAWLNLDERVSAADREKYLPKIWQANTIDGQSFGFPWYLDTHVTIYNQELLQQAGLSQPPTTYEELAQAAREIREKTGKYAYFATFVPEDSAGVLQSFVKMGAQLIDDEGKAAFNTPEGKAVFQYWTDLYQQGLLPREVLTQGHRRAIELYQAGETAFLSTGPQFLKTIETNAPAIADVSAIAPQISGPTNKKNVAVMNIVIPRNTDQPDAALKFALFLTNDDNQLAFAKAANVLPSTVAALNDSYFTNVAADAPAAEQARLISAKQMQDAEVLLPTIKDIKELQKIVYDNLQAAMLGEKTVEQAVTDAAVEWDER; from the coding sequence ATGAAACGAAGCCGAATTAAAACGTTTAGCGTGCTCGCCCTCTTGGGGTTGTTTTTGAGTTGGGCGATCGCCAGTTGCAGTCCCCAACCCTCTTCTGAGGCGGGACAATCAGCCTCCGACACTGCTGAAGTGGAATTCTGGACCATGCAACTGCAACCGGAATTCACAGATTACTTTAATGAGTTGATTGCCCAATTTGAGCGCGAAAATCCGGGTACCACCGTGCGCTGGGTCGATGTGCCGTGGGCAGACATGCAAAGCAAGATTCTTACTGCCGTGTCAGCAGGAACCGCCCCAGATGTAGTGAACCTAAACCCCGATTTTGCGGCGCAATTGGCAGGACGCAACGCTTGGCTAAACCTAGACGAACGGGTATCCGCCGCCGATCGCGAGAAATATTTGCCCAAAATTTGGCAAGCCAATACGATCGATGGGCAAAGCTTTGGGTTTCCCTGGTATTTAGATACGCACGTCACCATTTACAACCAAGAGTTGTTGCAGCAGGCGGGACTGTCGCAACCGCCCACGACCTATGAAGAATTAGCCCAAGCGGCTAGGGAAATTAGAGAAAAAACTGGAAAATATGCCTACTTTGCCACCTTTGTGCCAGAAGACTCGGCCGGTGTGCTGCAATCGTTTGTAAAAATGGGCGCACAGTTAATTGACGATGAGGGCAAAGCGGCTTTTAATACACCAGAAGGTAAAGCTGTGTTTCAGTATTGGACTGATTTGTATCAACAGGGATTGCTGCCCAGAGAAGTACTGACGCAGGGGCATCGACGGGCGATCGAACTGTATCAAGCTGGCGAAACGGCGTTTCTCTCCACAGGGCCACAGTTTCTCAAAACCATCGAGACCAATGCTCCAGCAATTGCTGATGTTTCAGCGATCGCTCCCCAAATCAGCGGTCCCACTAACAAGAAAAATGTGGCCGTGATGAATATTGTGATTCCGCGTAACACCGATCAACCCGATGCGGCGCTGAAGTTTGCCCTGTTCCTCACCAACGATGACAACCAACTTGCCTTTGCCAAAGCCGCCAATGTCTTACCCTCTACTGTGGCGGCCCTAAACGATAGCTACTTCACCAATGTGGCAGCCGATGCCCCAGCCGCAGAACAAGCGCGATTGATCAGCGCTAAGCAAATGCAGGACGCCGAAGTGTTATTGCCCACCATCAAAGACATTAAAGAATTGCAGAAGATTGTGTACGACAATCTGCAAGCAGCGATGCTGGGTGAAAAGACCGTTGAGCAAGCCGTGACCGATGCAGCGGTGGAATGGGACGAACGGTAG
- a CDS encoding serine/threonine-protein kinase, producing the protein MQIPTEGQLLGGRYRVISTLASGGFGQTYVAVDTHRPGSPRCVVKQLKPLNTQEEVLKQARRLFAIEAETLERLGHHPQIPRLLAYFEEGEEFYLVMEYIDGHPLSQEMSPGQCWHEAQVCQMLKEVLGILEFVHGNGVIHRDIKPENLIRRASDHKLVLVDFGAVKQVRVQVPGQTATIFTIPVGTLGYLPSEQRDGHPRFNSDIYALGMTAIQALTGFNPGQIRSDPETLERVWEPYADASPALKAIVSRMVRFLFRERYQTVGDILADLEPLIERQARTEVATQPPSIETVRLPSEPLPLPDPPPVQPPASNTSNASNSVLPVVPAPLVAAEGSNGSASVTYPHYGPSPNSGSPAITASMAPVYSNANAQPSYPPTQVAIPLSPDPQPDQRSFRFPRRKLWLWTGILLVGAAAIGSFNLVQQRMQQQAYADAQSALDQANALQAESEFEACVQQANQVPSNYSELYELAQGLVNECQLALAQQLATAGRYKDAITAASQVSASSSVYNAAQTNITQWSERILSLAIDRLNQQGNLDEAIALAEAIPRSSSVYQTAQDQISQWRTDWAKYQRQLDIAKQAQNEGRWQAAIDAANQLPNTPYWQRQAKPILDQARSELNQRSAPPPAPSVSEAPAPVYSQPINPEPTYQDPVYSEPVQEPVYSAPPVYEPPVPTPAPPPVEVNECPPGVQPPCV; encoded by the coding sequence ATGCAGATTCCAACGGAAGGACAATTATTAGGCGGCCGCTATCGAGTCATTAGCACCCTTGCTAGTGGTGGATTCGGGCAAACTTATGTAGCGGTCGATACCCATCGACCTGGCAGCCCCCGTTGCGTGGTCAAGCAACTGAAACCGTTGAATACCCAGGAAGAGGTTTTGAAACAGGCGCGACGCTTGTTTGCGATCGAAGCTGAAACCCTGGAACGTCTAGGTCATCATCCACAAATTCCTCGGCTATTGGCTTACTTTGAAGAAGGCGAGGAATTTTACCTGGTGATGGAGTATATTGACGGGCATCCCCTGTCCCAGGAAATGAGTCCAGGTCAATGCTGGCATGAGGCTCAGGTTTGCCAGATGCTGAAGGAAGTATTGGGGATTTTGGAGTTTGTGCATGGCAATGGCGTCATTCACCGCGACATTAAGCCCGAAAATTTGATTCGTCGTGCTTCCGACCACAAGCTGGTGCTAGTCGATTTTGGAGCCGTCAAGCAAGTACGGGTGCAAGTACCAGGACAAACCGCCACTATCTTTACGATTCCAGTTGGTACGTTGGGCTATCTTCCCAGTGAACAGCGAGATGGGCATCCCCGCTTCAATAGTGATATTTATGCACTGGGTATGACCGCAATTCAAGCGCTAACCGGGTTTAATCCAGGGCAAATTCGCAGCGATCCGGAAACTTTGGAGCGAGTTTGGGAACCCTACGCCGATGCCAGTCCTGCCTTAAAGGCGATCGTCAGTCGCATGGTGCGGTTTTTGTTTCGCGAACGTTACCAAACCGTGGGCGACATTCTGGCAGATTTAGAACCGCTGATAGAGCGGCAAGCCCGAACGGAAGTTGCTACCCAACCGCCTTCCATTGAAACCGTGCGGTTGCCCAGTGAACCGTTGCCGTTGCCAGATCCCCCGCCTGTTCAGCCTCCGGCAAGCAATACGTCCAACGCCTCCAACAGCGTCTTACCCGTTGTGCCAGCGCCACTAGTTGCCGCAGAAGGCAGCAATGGCTCGGCATCCGTCACCTATCCCCACTACGGACCATCACCCAACTCCGGATCGCCTGCGATCACGGCCTCGATGGCTCCGGTTTATTCGAATGCCAACGCTCAACCCAGCTATCCTCCTACTCAGGTGGCTATCCCACTGTCACCTGACCCCCAGCCTGACCAACGCTCATTCAGATTCCCTCGCCGGAAACTATGGCTGTGGACAGGAATTTTACTAGTAGGAGCCGCTGCAATCGGCAGTTTTAATCTGGTGCAGCAGCGAATGCAACAACAAGCGTATGCCGATGCTCAGAGCGCTCTCGATCAAGCTAATGCACTGCAAGCCGAGTCTGAATTTGAGGCCTGTGTGCAGCAAGCTAATCAGGTTCCGTCCAATTATTCTGAGTTGTATGAATTGGCTCAAGGATTGGTAAACGAGTGCCAGCTAGCCCTGGCTCAGCAGTTGGCCACCGCAGGACGGTATAAAGACGCCATCACCGCCGCCAGCCAAGTTTCGGCGTCTAGTTCTGTTTACAATGCCGCCCAAACCAATATCACACAGTGGTCAGAGCGCATCTTATCCTTAGCCATCGATCGATTAAATCAACAGGGAAATCTAGACGAAGCCATTGCCCTTGCCGAAGCGATTCCCCGCTCGAGTTCGGTCTATCAAACGGCACAAGATCAAATTAGTCAGTGGCGCACGGATTGGGCTAAGTATCAAAGGCAGTTGGATATCGCCAAGCAAGCTCAAAATGAAGGACGTTGGCAGGCCGCGATCGATGCAGCTAACCAATTGCCCAATACTCCTTATTGGCAACGGCAAGCAAAACCTATCCTCGATCAGGCGCGAAGTGAACTGAATCAGCGCAGTGCACCACCGCCCGCCCCATCAGTTTCGGAAGCCCCTGCACCCGTCTACTCGCAACCGATTAACCCGGAACCAACCTATCAAGACCCTGTGTATTCCGAACCTGTTCAGGAACCTGTTTACTCTGCTCCGCCTGTCTATGAGCCACCAGTCCCTACCCCTGCTCCGCCCCCTGTGGAGGTTAATGAATGTCCGCCTGGCGTGCAACCTCCTTGTGTTTAA
- a CDS encoding COP23 domain-containing protein, with protein sequence MFKSVLNIFTIIGFVLSLTIAAIALSPQPGRTQTADGFLCDQDGNERSGGFPVVMAISRGQRIHLLTVTDNTQLPPFDDPIARCNQIVARFQNAFIEGGADVFSYLTFGYVNNQPVLCVPMSAQDRQNGICQANDVLITFRSEQRGCLFIPAFLENLAMQNVGGIASNTNFEAMRDLCRQQFSDLAGQSDAQIQAAFRALTFVR encoded by the coding sequence GTGTTTAAATCTGTGCTTAACATTTTTACCATTATCGGGTTTGTCCTGAGCTTGACTATAGCCGCGATCGCCCTCAGTCCTCAGCCTGGACGAACGCAAACCGCCGATGGGTTTCTGTGTGATCAAGACGGCAACGAGCGTAGCGGTGGCTTTCCAGTGGTGATGGCAATCAGCAGAGGGCAGCGTATTCACTTATTGACCGTTACCGACAATACCCAATTGCCGCCATTTGACGACCCGATCGCTCGGTGTAATCAAATTGTGGCCCGGTTTCAAAATGCCTTTATTGAAGGCGGGGCTGACGTTTTCAGCTACCTCACCTTTGGCTATGTCAACAATCAGCCCGTGCTCTGCGTGCCCATGAGTGCCCAAGATCGACAAAATGGGATTTGTCAAGCTAATGATGTGTTGATCACGTTCCGCAGCGAACAACGTGGGTGTTTGTTTATTCCTGCGTTTTTGGAAAATTTGGCCATGCAAAACGTGGGCGGAATTGCCAGCAATACTAACTTTGAAGCGATGCGCGATTTGTGCCGTCAACAGTTTTCGGATCTGGCTGGTCAAAGCGATGCTCAAATTCAAGCTGCGTTTCGGGCACTGACATTTGTGCGTTGA
- a CDS encoding tetratricopeptide repeat protein translates to MNRMNRSIVLVRFLSRLSLGLSLSVSLSLSFSLPLSLTLFPEVVLAQSVDDLFRQGLDADAAGRDGEAEAIWRRVIMLEPNNAIAYYNLGLALHRQDKLEEAVSAYRQAIQRDPNYDEAYYSLGNALYDLRSYEAALNAYRRSIEINPSYAYAHNNLGNTLYVLGSLEESAAAFRTTLNLRDVKGSPASAHALAYANLGDLFLEQRQFSEAIDQYRQAIDLAPDYAGAYSGLGAALKQQGQNEEAIDIFERVLQLPDVDLLPTSAHTLAYTNLGDIFLEQGQTEAAVAAYRSALTIDPDYDIAQQSLFRVEQPSTVPSSPPSDPILPSTVATTTDLPQLGAALRSAVVNLFSP, encoded by the coding sequence ATGAATCGTATGAATCGATCGATCGTGCTAGTTCGGTTTCTATCTCGTTTGTCGCTTGGCCTATCCCTCAGCGTATCTCTGAGCCTATCGTTCAGCCTACCTCTGAGCCTGACTCTGTTTCCTGAGGTTGTGTTAGCCCAATCGGTAGATGATTTATTTAGGCAGGGGTTAGATGCAGATGCCGCCGGACGAGACGGTGAAGCCGAAGCAATTTGGCGCAGAGTCATCATGTTGGAGCCAAACAATGCTATTGCCTATTACAACTTGGGCTTAGCGCTACACCGCCAAGACAAACTAGAGGAAGCGGTTTCTGCCTACCGTCAAGCGATTCAACGTGATCCCAACTATGACGAGGCTTACTATTCCTTGGGAAACGCCCTTTACGATCTACGAAGCTACGAAGCAGCGCTGAATGCCTATCGTCGATCGATCGAAATTAATCCTAGCTATGCCTATGCTCACAACAACCTTGGCAATACGCTCTATGTGTTGGGCAGTCTGGAAGAGTCGGCGGCCGCTTTTCGCACGACGCTGAATCTTCGAGATGTGAAGGGGAGTCCTGCTAGTGCCCATGCCCTAGCCTATGCCAATCTGGGTGATTTGTTTCTAGAACAGCGGCAGTTTAGCGAAGCGATCGATCAATACCGTCAAGCAATTGATTTAGCCCCAGACTATGCGGGAGCATACAGCGGACTAGGGGCGGCGTTGAAACAACAGGGACAGAATGAAGAGGCAATCGACATTTTTGAGCGAGTCTTACAGTTGCCGGATGTAGACCTGCTGCCAACCTCTGCTCACACCTTGGCCTATACCAATCTAGGCGATATTTTCCTAGAGCAAGGACAAACCGAAGCCGCCGTAGCTGCCTATCGCAGTGCTTTGACCATTGATCCAGACTACGACATTGCTCAGCAGAGTTTATTCAGGGTAGAACAGCCTTCTACTGTCCCATCCTCACCTCCATCAGACCCAATCCTTCCTTCTACTGTGGCTACCACCACCGACTTGCCACAACTAGGAGCGGCATTGCGATCGGCAGTCGTCAACCTTTTCAGTCCGTAA